In Bifidobacterium sp. ESL0775, the following are encoded in one genomic region:
- a CDS encoding DNA-processing protein DprA, with the protein MMNEITQATANPSPAMSADRKSVNTSNIDEDMLARAILTFCVDSADALLFATIKGAGDAVTALRLIADDKGEAANRNRLDEAFATGTAKWGRKVNTRGMSSFHHGLERWRERLRQLPSSDAQELTEWFSAGGAQWIIGPASPYWPAQLDDLSIRKDWASPLCLWGIGDPAALTSCPQPLAVVGSRGADDYGRYVARTIAKKAAEQGHLVVSGGAFGIDAAAHWGALDAMNGIGEDESGRTVAVFAGGLNHIGPERNQPLFNRIKANGGALISELCPDTIPEARRFLLRNRIIAALASTVVVAQARSRSGALNTANWAAELGRVVYAAPGNINTPGNTGCNWLIRDQRATILTSVNDIDEICHKGHAPKVIHSDDRTTTRNNTETEESLVKAPIPAISTDAKEKNHECIDHSRKQSHNTDTGNGHAAMQIPLPSRAEASQAEQGNGAMGHDSSGHPLPESPTSKAKPTLVQQEVLTGIRRCRRRGDAATHEAILMTLNTPRSKAKHGPAAQHQSNDITEPAKPWNIGKLESMLGEMELLGMVEQRFGTVHIISGNAGRSEKS; encoded by the coding sequence ATGATGAACGAGATCACACAAGCGACGGCCAATCCGTCACCCGCCATGTCAGCGGACCGAAAATCGGTCAATACGTCGAACATCGATGAGGACATGCTGGCGCGGGCCATCCTGACCTTCTGCGTCGACAGCGCCGACGCTTTGCTGTTCGCCACCATCAAAGGAGCCGGCGACGCCGTCACCGCCCTTCGGCTTATCGCCGACGACAAAGGAGAGGCAGCGAACCGCAACAGACTCGATGAAGCTTTCGCCACAGGCACGGCCAAATGGGGGCGGAAAGTCAACACACGCGGCATGAGCTCGTTCCATCACGGCTTGGAACGCTGGCGGGAACGACTTCGTCAACTGCCGTCATCCGATGCCCAAGAACTGACGGAATGGTTCAGTGCAGGTGGGGCCCAATGGATCATCGGACCGGCCAGCCCTTACTGGCCGGCTCAGCTCGACGATCTATCAATAAGAAAGGACTGGGCCTCCCCGCTGTGTCTCTGGGGCATCGGCGACCCGGCGGCTTTGACGAGCTGCCCACAACCATTGGCCGTCGTGGGTTCCCGTGGCGCGGATGATTACGGACGATACGTGGCGAGGACCATCGCCAAGAAAGCCGCGGAGCAAGGACATCTGGTGGTCTCCGGCGGCGCGTTCGGCATCGATGCCGCTGCGCATTGGGGCGCACTCGACGCCATGAACGGCATCGGAGAGGACGAGAGTGGGCGAACCGTCGCCGTCTTCGCCGGAGGTCTCAACCACATTGGCCCCGAGCGCAACCAACCTTTGTTCAATCGCATTAAGGCCAACGGCGGGGCGCTCATCAGCGAGCTGTGCCCGGACACCATCCCCGAGGCGCGACGGTTCCTCTTGCGCAACCGCATCATCGCGGCCCTGGCCTCCACGGTGGTCGTGGCGCAGGCTCGCAGCCGCTCGGGAGCGCTCAACACGGCCAACTGGGCGGCGGAGCTCGGACGGGTAGTCTACGCGGCCCCCGGCAACATCAACACCCCAGGCAACACCGGCTGCAACTGGCTCATCCGCGACCAACGGGCCACCATCCTCACCTCCGTCAATGACATCGACGAAATCTGCCACAAAGGCCATGCACCAAAAGTAATACATTCTGACGATAGAACGACGACACGAAATAACACTGAAACCGAAGAGAGCCTCGTGAAGGCTCCTATACCAGCCATATCCACCGACGCCAAGGAGAAAAATCATGAATGCATTGACCATTCCAGAAAGCAATCCCACAACACCGATACCGGTAACGGACACGCTGCCATGCAAATCCCTTTGCCAAGCCGCGCCGAGGCTTCGCAAGCCGAACAAGGAAACGGCGCAATGGGCCACGACTCATCCGGCCATCCACTCCCGGAATCGCCAACTTCCAAGGCAAAACCCACCCTTGTGCAGCAGGAGGTGCTGACGGGCATACGCCGTTGCAGGAGACGAGGCGACGCCGCCACGCACGAGGCCATTCTGATGACGCTCAACACCCCCCGTTCGAAGGCCAAGCACGGACCCGCAGCACAGCACCAATCAAACGACATAACAGAACCAGCCAAGCCATGGAACATCGGAAAGTTGGAAAGCATGCTCGGAGAGATGGAGCTGCTTGGTATGGTCGAACAGCGATTCGGCACAGTTCATATCATCAGCGGCAATGCCGGTAGAAGCGAGAAATCATGA
- a CDS encoding MGMT family protein, producing MSGTFNARVYDVVRKIPEGKVATYGQVAALAGNPRNARFVGYALHSNPEPGVIPCHRVVFRDGSLAPGFAFGGPDRQRALLEDEGVSFLPPAPKHENAGEDGWVVDMQRCQWQC from the coding sequence ATGAGTGGAACATTCAATGCACGTGTCTACGATGTCGTTCGAAAGATTCCCGAAGGCAAGGTGGCCACGTACGGGCAGGTGGCGGCGCTCGCGGGTAATCCGCGCAACGCGAGGTTCGTGGGTTATGCGCTACATTCCAATCCTGAACCGGGCGTGATCCCGTGCCATCGTGTCGTATTCCGCGATGGTTCGCTGGCTCCTGGCTTTGCGTTCGGCGGGCCCGATCGTCAGCGGGCGTTGCTTGAGGATGAGGGCGTATCATTCCTGCCTCCCGCCCCGAAACATGAGAACGCCGGCGAGGATGGATGGGTCGTTGACATGCAACGTTGCCAGTGGCAGTGCTGA
- a CDS encoding FAD-binding protein, which yields MSPEQVEDMYDAVIIGAGAAGLSAALGILRTDAVKEMKAEGREPKLLVISKLQALRSHTGSAEGGIAASLGNIEHDDWHWHYYDTVKGGDWLVDQDAAKILAQYAPQTVVNLERSGVAFSRTADGHIAQRKFGGHTKDYGKAPVRRAAYAADRIGHQILYALWQQCIGAGVQFAEEWYVTDLVLNDAKDKACGVVAFDTHTGKTHAVASRNVLMATGGAGRLFHTTSNSWDLTGDGMALALKAGLQLEDPEFVQFHPTGLAHTGILLSEASRGEGGILRNADGEAFMARYAPEHKNLAARDVVSRSIMAEVDAGRGVADPKDPDGPKDCVWLDMTGIDKTHMQEVLPQVVETIRDYAGLDPSKDWVPVKPTAHYTMGGIPITTNGEVYRWQDGERHIVQGLYAAGECSCVSVHGANRLGGNSLLDACLFGTRSGESIAKSIASDEDNTGSTDVQSPDAERQNSTNAATEKRKLSINNLLTSLGNDGAPAEDAGDAEKTSTTAETAESDDNPYQLLADLGTTMEHAVAVRCDAGSIAEAQRTIINELLPRAKALRSHSDTAAFNQELTAIFEVDNLLELAQAMLNASAARHESRGAFARTDFPQRDDEHFLTHSMADATGEVDWQPVHIVDMPPKARAY from the coding sequence ATGAGTCCAGAGCAAGTTGAAGACATGTACGATGCGGTGATCATCGGCGCGGGGGCTGCCGGATTGTCGGCGGCGCTGGGAATTTTACGAACCGATGCGGTCAAGGAAATGAAGGCGGAAGGCCGCGAACCGAAGCTTCTGGTCATCTCGAAACTGCAGGCGTTGCGCTCGCACACCGGCTCGGCGGAAGGCGGCATCGCGGCGAGTCTCGGCAACATCGAACACGACGACTGGCACTGGCATTATTACGACACCGTCAAGGGCGGCGATTGGCTGGTCGATCAGGACGCAGCTAAGATTCTGGCACAATACGCCCCGCAGACCGTTGTCAATCTCGAACGCAGCGGAGTGGCGTTCTCCCGTACAGCAGACGGGCATATCGCCCAGCGCAAGTTTGGTGGGCATACCAAGGATTACGGCAAGGCACCGGTGCGACGCGCGGCATACGCGGCCGACCGCATCGGCCATCAGATCCTCTACGCGCTGTGGCAGCAGTGCATCGGCGCGGGAGTGCAGTTCGCGGAGGAATGGTACGTCACCGATCTGGTTTTGAACGACGCCAAAGACAAAGCTTGCGGCGTGGTCGCATTCGACACCCATACCGGCAAGACACATGCCGTCGCCTCGCGCAACGTTCTCATGGCGACCGGCGGTGCGGGGCGTCTTTTCCATACGACCTCGAACTCATGGGACTTGACGGGCGACGGCATGGCATTGGCTTTGAAAGCCGGACTGCAACTTGAGGATCCGGAATTCGTACAGTTCCACCCCACCGGACTGGCACACACCGGAATCCTGCTTTCCGAGGCCTCACGCGGCGAGGGCGGTATCCTGCGCAACGCCGACGGCGAGGCGTTCATGGCCCGTTACGCTCCGGAACACAAGAATCTGGCGGCACGCGACGTGGTCAGCCGTTCCATCATGGCCGAGGTCGACGCCGGCCGAGGTGTGGCCGACCCCAAGGATCCGGATGGCCCCAAGGATTGCGTCTGGCTGGATATGACCGGAATCGATAAGACACACATGCAAGAGGTGCTGCCGCAGGTCGTCGAGACCATCCGCGACTATGCAGGACTCGACCCGAGCAAGGACTGGGTGCCGGTCAAACCAACCGCGCATTACACCATGGGCGGCATCCCCATCACCACCAATGGCGAGGTCTACCGCTGGCAGGATGGTGAACGGCATATCGTCCAGGGACTGTACGCGGCCGGCGAGTGCTCCTGTGTCAGTGTCCACGGCGCGAACCGTTTGGGCGGCAACAGTCTGCTCGACGCCTGTCTTTTCGGCACACGTTCCGGTGAATCCATCGCAAAAAGCATCGCCAGCGACGAGGATAACACTGGTAGCACCGACGTACAGTCACCGGATGCCGAAAGGCAGAATTCCACTAATGCCGCAACGGAGAAACGCAAACTATCAATCAACAACCTGCTGACCTCGTTGGGCAACGATGGCGCTCCGGCCGAAGATGCGGGAGATGCCGAAAAAACATCGACAACAGCGGAAACAGCTGAAAGCGACGACAACCCATACCAGCTGCTGGCCGACCTTGGCACAACCATGGAGCATGCGGTTGCGGTGAGATGCGACGCCGGCAGCATCGCCGAAGCGCAACGAACAATCATCAACGAGTTGCTGCCACGAGCGAAAGCGTTGCGCTCCCATTCGGATACCGCCGCCTTCAATCAGGAGCTGACGGCCATTTTCGAAGTCGACAACCTCCTCGAACTTGCCCAGGCCATGCTCAACGCCTCGGCCGCACGGCACGAATCCCGTGGCGCATTCGCGCGCACCGATTTCCCGCAACGCGACGACGAGCATTTCCTGACCCACTCCATGGCTGACGCTACCGGCGAAGTGGATTGGCAACCGGTCCATATCGTCGATATGCCGCCGAAAGCGCGCGCATACTAA
- a CDS encoding 2Fe-2S iron-sulfur cluster-binding protein — MNVTIRVHRFTPKPEEDRARRHSSSPFGAKARNGSPFGSSPSRRRVRGKHWTQDYAIQVQPGQTVLDCLLGIKRDTDPTLAFRYSCGHGICGSDAVAINGTPTLLCTAKVEDYAKPESGQNGGANAMADEGFRPTATKENVVANNASVNDSNQSYDDGRSRIIPSSGDPNNLGGFDDSNGAAANSDSPSNLGLIEIAPLPGFPVLRDLIVDIDQMMSQIKKLEPYLKADGKLATTEDGKIDMFEYLQRPEELKRYELLSNCISCGVCEGSCPVYAGGEAFIGPAALIAASRFINDSRDDDTNARLNAIATADGITACQSVRACSRECPRGIDVGEEMWQLTERVKNRQI, encoded by the coding sequence ATGAATGTGACCATAAGGGTTCACCGGTTCACCCCGAAACCCGAAGAAGACCGTGCCCGTCGTCATTCCTCAAGCCCGTTCGGAGCCAAGGCACGCAACGGCAGCCCGTTCGGATCGTCACCGTCGCGCCGTCGGGTGCGCGGCAAACATTGGACGCAGGACTACGCCATCCAAGTGCAACCCGGGCAAACCGTGCTCGACTGCTTGCTCGGCATCAAACGCGACACCGACCCGACGCTGGCCTTCCGCTATTCCTGCGGCCATGGCATCTGCGGCTCCGATGCGGTGGCCATCAACGGCACGCCGACGCTGCTGTGCACCGCCAAGGTCGAGGATTACGCCAAGCCAGAATCAGGCCAAAATGGCGGCGCAAACGCAATGGCCGACGAAGGATTCCGGCCGACCGCAACCAAAGAAAACGTCGTGGCCAATAACGCTTCCGTTAACGATTCCAATCAGTCTTACGATGACGGCCGCTCTCGCATCATTCCCAGCTCAGGCGATCCCAATAACCTCGGTGGTTTCGATGATTCGAATGGTGCCGCGGCGAATTCAGACAGCCCATCAAACCTCGGCCTCATCGAAATCGCCCCGCTGCCTGGCTTCCCCGTGCTGCGCGACCTCATCGTCGACATCGACCAGATGATGAGCCAGATCAAGAAACTCGAACCGTATCTCAAAGCCGACGGTAAGCTGGCCACCACCGAAGACGGCAAAATCGACATGTTCGAATACCTGCAACGCCCCGAAGAGCTCAAACGCTATGAGCTCTTGAGCAATTGCATCTCGTGCGGGGTATGCGAAGGCAGCTGCCCGGTCTACGCCGGCGGCGAGGCGTTCATCGGCCCCGCGGCGCTGATCGCGGCCTCACGGTTCATCAACGATTCGCGCGACGATGACACCAACGCGCGGCTCAACGCCATCGCCACCGCCGACGGCATCACCGCCTGCCAGTCCGTGCGCGCCTGCAGCCGCGAGTGCCCCCGCGGCATCGATGTCGGCGAGGAGATGTGGCAACTCACCGAACGGGTCAAGAACCGGCAAATCTAG
- a CDS encoding methyltransferase has protein sequence MNKTTYTNMAKVWEFTEEHALGLENDVLRKARADAEAAGLPQGSAAQANLLRFITRTLNATSIISVGTGSIVEALQLVEGLGGAGQLTAVDSSARGITIIRSLFADFSDSVDNRTTLRAVNTSPTVFLPRLNAGTYDLIVVSGVASNYAPSFEQAANLLKAGGRIIFTDMSGSAFPDDDKPNAMRTLLTQVEDDERFEEALTPTGTGMLIAVKR, from the coding sequence ATGAACAAGACGACGTATACGAACATGGCCAAGGTCTGGGAATTCACGGAGGAACATGCGCTGGGCCTCGAAAACGACGTCCTGCGCAAGGCGCGCGCGGACGCCGAAGCGGCCGGGCTTCCGCAGGGTTCCGCCGCCCAAGCCAACCTGCTACGTTTCATCACCAGGACGCTCAACGCCACCTCGATCATCAGCGTCGGCACCGGTTCAATCGTCGAGGCATTGCAACTGGTGGAGGGGCTGGGCGGCGCCGGCCAGCTGACGGCCGTGGATTCCTCGGCCCGTGGCATCACCATCATCCGCAGCCTGTTCGCTGACTTCTCCGATTCCGTGGACAACCGAACCACCCTGAGGGCCGTCAACACCTCGCCGACCGTCTTCCTGCCGCGGCTCAACGCCGGCACCTACGACCTCATCGTCGTCTCCGGCGTCGCCTCGAATTATGCGCCCTCATTCGAGCAGGCGGCGAATCTGCTGAAAGCCGGAGGCCGGATCATCTTCACCGACATGTCAGGCTCCGCCTTCCCCGATGATGACAAACCGAACGCCATGCGCACGCTGTTGACCCAAGTCGAGGACGACGAACGCTTCGAAGAGGCGTTGACCCCGACCGGAACCGGCATGCTTATCGCCGTGAAACGCTGA
- a CDS encoding TIGR00730 family Rossman fold protein: MGDVRSWETHRSGSVLMRGSMIPQQTPDQALLAASDDDAIADESRNSEANEGDMAVRGDDGSFAKNAAARPVKVRGNKDWRHGDPWRVLRIQSEFVEGFDALADLGRALCVFGSARVKEDEPEYHQAMRMGQMAAQGGITVITGGGPGIMEAANRGAAEAGGVSVGLGIELPHEEGLNQWVNLGMNFRYFFVRKMMFVKYSSALIVCPGGFGTLDEMFEILTLVQTGKTSPKPVVLFDTQYWKGLFDWVQGPMLDRGLISKEDLKKVQFTDNPEEAVRLAIGGMTK; the protein is encoded by the coding sequence AGACGCCGGACCAGGCCTTGCTTGCGGCGTCCGATGACGATGCCATCGCTGATGAAAGCCGGAACAGCGAGGCCAACGAAGGCGACATGGCTGTTCGGGGCGATGATGGGAGTTTCGCCAAGAACGCCGCCGCGCGTCCGGTCAAAGTCCGGGGCAACAAGGATTGGCGGCATGGTGACCCCTGGCGTGTGTTACGCATTCAATCGGAATTCGTGGAAGGCTTCGACGCGCTGGCGGATTTGGGTCGGGCGCTGTGCGTCTTTGGTTCGGCTCGGGTGAAGGAGGACGAGCCGGAGTACCATCAGGCCATGCGCATGGGCCAGATGGCGGCGCAGGGCGGCATTACGGTCATCACTGGTGGCGGGCCCGGCATCATGGAGGCGGCGAACCGCGGTGCGGCCGAGGCCGGTGGCGTCTCCGTGGGGCTCGGCATCGAGCTGCCGCACGAGGAAGGGCTCAACCAGTGGGTCAACCTCGGGATGAACTTCCGCTATTTCTTCGTGCGCAAGATGATGTTCGTCAAGTATTCCTCGGCGCTGATCGTCTGCCCGGGCGGGTTCGGCACGCTTGACGAGATGTTCGAGATTTTGACGCTGGTGCAGACCGGCAAGACCTCACCCAAGCCGGTGGTGCTGTTCGACACGCAGTATTGGAAAGGGCTTTTTGACTGGGTCCAGGGGCCGATGCTTGATCGTGGACTCATCTCGAAGGAAGACCTCAAAAAGGTGCAGTTCACCGACAATCCAGAGGAAGCCGTTCGGCTGGCGATTGGTGGAATGACGAAATAG